In Rhizobium lusitanum, a genomic segment contains:
- a CDS encoding ribokinase: protein MTASPLVTVFGSLHYDIAVFGPSRPRKGETVTGTSWHPKSGGKGGNQAVSAARTGVATSMIGAVADDDFGRFLLSNLDRKNVDHTFVRRDASHSTGMSVAIFDAEGDYGAVIVSGSNLTLGDHDILAAQDLLRRTTILVLQNEIPDSANVAAAKAVKEAGGRVMINAAPARVLSNDLQHFIDIIVVNAIEAEMLAGVPVVETLEGALEAARKLVRIFPEVVVTAGGSGVAYANRRGEEIVIEAVKVKVESTHGAGDEFIGVLAAEIASGKTMNAALQKANMDAAKLVGTPEKTRLQ, encoded by the coding sequence ATGACCGCTTCACCCCTCGTCACCGTTTTCGGCAGCCTTCACTACGACATCGCAGTTTTCGGCCCGAGCCGGCCTCGTAAGGGCGAAACAGTGACAGGAACATCCTGGCACCCAAAAAGCGGCGGTAAGGGTGGCAATCAGGCGGTTTCGGCTGCCCGTACAGGGGTCGCGACCTCCATGATCGGAGCGGTCGCCGATGACGACTTCGGGCGTTTCCTCCTTTCGAATCTCGATCGCAAGAATGTCGATCATACCTTCGTTCGGCGCGATGCATCGCACTCAACCGGCATGAGCGTCGCGATTTTCGATGCGGAGGGTGATTATGGCGCGGTTATCGTGTCGGGAAGCAACCTGACGCTTGGCGACCATGACATATTAGCCGCTCAAGATCTGCTGAGAAGGACGACAATTCTCGTTCTGCAAAACGAGATCCCCGATTCAGCCAACGTCGCAGCAGCAAAGGCCGTAAAAGAAGCCGGCGGTCGTGTCATGATCAACGCGGCACCGGCGCGCGTTCTGTCGAACGATCTTCAGCACTTCATCGATATCATCGTCGTCAATGCGATAGAGGCCGAAATGCTGGCCGGCGTTCCCGTCGTTGAAACACTCGAAGGCGCCCTGGAGGCTGCCAGGAAACTTGTACGTATCTTCCCTGAAGTTGTGGTGACCGCTGGTGGTTCGGGTGTCGCCTACGCAAATCGCAGGGGAGAGGAGATCGTCATCGAAGCTGTGAAGGTTAAAGTCGAAAGCACGCACGGCGCCGGAGATGAGTTTATCGGCGTCCTTGCCGCTGAAATTGCCTCCGGCAAAACGATGAATGCGGCACTTCAAAAGGCGAATATGGATGCGGCAAAACTAGTTGGCACGCCAGAAAAAACCCGCCTTCAATGA
- a CDS encoding MurR/RpiR family transcriptional regulator: MNTESFDMKAVGPRIRMMMPLLTPLEAKVVDTVFAMRDFSDETSLKQIAENARVSEAMVVKITKKLGFSGFRDFRSAVSQYNRQPTAEMHQELSVDDTSLEIVQKVFRTSIHALEETLAILDIAAFDRAADLIHKAATRDFYGVGGSAQIARDVAHKFLRIGVRANVFDDSHMMLMSASLLVDGDVAIGFSHSGNTIAVIEAIQLARRNGARTIAITNYDSSALAQSADVVLCSTAQGSPLMGENAAARIAQLNILDAIFVAVAQRDYQAAERNLERTMSAVTSKRKDRLP; encoded by the coding sequence ATGAACACTGAAAGCTTCGACATGAAGGCCGTGGGACCGCGCATCCGCATGATGATGCCGCTGTTGACGCCGCTCGAAGCAAAGGTCGTCGATACCGTTTTCGCCATGCGCGATTTCAGCGACGAGACGTCGCTGAAGCAGATCGCGGAGAATGCCCGCGTTTCGGAAGCCATGGTGGTCAAGATCACTAAGAAGCTCGGCTTCTCTGGCTTCCGCGACTTCCGTTCCGCGGTCAGCCAGTACAACCGCCAGCCGACGGCGGAGATGCATCAGGAACTGTCCGTCGACGATACGTCGCTCGAAATCGTCCAGAAGGTGTTCCGCACGTCGATCCACGCGCTGGAGGAAACGCTCGCCATTCTCGACATCGCGGCATTCGACCGAGCGGCGGATTTGATCCATAAGGCGGCTACACGGGATTTTTACGGTGTTGGCGGCTCGGCGCAGATCGCGCGGGATGTCGCCCACAAATTCTTAAGGATCGGCGTGCGCGCCAACGTCTTCGACGATTCGCACATGATGCTGATGTCGGCCTCGCTTCTGGTGGATGGCGATGTCGCCATTGGCTTCTCTCATTCCGGCAACACGATCGCCGTGATCGAGGCGATCCAGCTTGCCCGCAGGAACGGTGCGCGCACCATTGCCATCACCAATTATGATTCCTCCGCGCTTGCCCAGTCTGCCGACGTGGTTCTGTGCTCCACAGCGCAAGGCTCGCCGCTCATGGGCGAAAATGCTGCGGCGCGCATTGCCCAGCTCAATATCCTCGATGCCATCTTCGTGGCCGTCGCCCAGCGTGACTATCAGGCCGCCGAACGGAACCTTGAACGCACCATGTCGGCCGTCACATCCAAACGAAAAGACCGTCTTCCATGA
- a CDS encoding HlyD family type I secretion periplasmic adaptor subunit, which yields MSGGKLPPSEGSIRRLSAVMLGTIALLVGVMGGLAATTEISGAVIAPGTLAVDSYVKPIQHLKGGIVAAIQVKNGDRVDAGQLLIHLDDTQTSANLAIIRKRLDELSARTARLVAERDGAPAIVFPAELLSRAGEDEIARTITGERRLFGDRFASRQSRKSQLDERIRQLGQEAVGLVAQENGKRIEIDLIAKELSSLQRLFDKGIVPAAKVYALQRESASLTGELGNLVSSIAQSKGKMTETELQITQVDDDHSAEVSEQLRQAQSDTGQFMERLIAAEDDLKRIDIRAPQAGIIDHLSVHAAGAVISPGETVMQIVPDQDALVAELKLSPQDIDQVTVGQPVMLRFSAFNQRDTPELKAEITKISAELTTDQHSGASYYVLRARISKEEWSRLGKLTAVSGMPVEAFLQTGERTVLTYLAKPMADQMARAFREE from the coding sequence ATGAGCGGAGGAAAGCTTCCACCCAGCGAGGGTTCGATACGCCGACTTTCCGCTGTGATGCTTGGGACGATCGCCCTGCTCGTCGGTGTGATGGGTGGCCTTGCTGCGACCACGGAGATTTCGGGTGCGGTCATCGCCCCCGGAACGCTTGCGGTCGACAGCTATGTAAAGCCAATCCAGCATCTCAAAGGGGGGATTGTCGCCGCCATTCAAGTCAAGAACGGTGACCGTGTCGATGCTGGCCAGCTTCTGATCCATCTCGACGATACCCAAACGAGCGCCAATCTCGCGATCATACGAAAACGTCTGGATGAACTCTCCGCGAGGACCGCACGGCTTGTTGCTGAACGCGACGGCGCGCCAGCGATCGTTTTTCCGGCGGAATTGCTTTCGCGGGCCGGTGAGGATGAAATCGCGCGGACGATCACCGGCGAGAGACGCCTGTTCGGCGATCGATTTGCATCCAGGCAAAGCCGCAAATCACAGCTGGACGAGCGTATCCGGCAGCTGGGCCAGGAAGCGGTCGGTCTGGTTGCGCAAGAGAATGGCAAGCGCATCGAGATCGATCTGATCGCCAAAGAGCTTTCGAGCCTCCAGCGGCTATTCGATAAGGGCATCGTCCCGGCGGCGAAAGTCTATGCGCTGCAGCGCGAGAGCGCCAGCCTGACTGGAGAGCTCGGCAACCTCGTTTCGAGCATCGCGCAGTCCAAAGGCAAGATGACGGAGACGGAATTGCAGATCACGCAGGTCGACGACGATCACAGCGCCGAGGTGTCGGAGCAGTTGCGTCAGGCACAGAGCGACACCGGCCAGTTTATGGAGCGATTGATCGCCGCGGAGGACGATCTGAAGCGGATCGATATAAGAGCGCCGCAGGCTGGCATCATCGATCATCTGAGCGTGCATGCGGCGGGCGCCGTGATATCACCCGGCGAAACTGTTATGCAGATCGTGCCGGATCAGGATGCGCTCGTCGCTGAGCTTAAACTTTCGCCGCAGGACATTGACCAGGTGACCGTCGGGCAGCCGGTCATGCTGAGGTTTTCAGCCTTCAATCAGCGGGACACGCCTGAACTCAAGGCAGAGATCACCAAGATCTCAGCCGAACTGACCACCGACCAGCATTCCGGTGCAAGTTACTATGTCCTTCGCGCCCGCATATCGAAGGAGGAGTGGAGCCGGCTTGGGAAGCTGACTGCCGTCTCCGGCATGCCGGTCGAGGCATTCCTGCAGACCGGCGAAAGAACGGTACTCACCTACCTGGCGAAGCCGATGGCGGACCAGATGGCCCGAGCCTTTCGCGAAGAATAG
- a CDS encoding type I secretion system permease/ATPase: MALPSKKLHRTFLMAVLSSLRKAFLSIAIASAVLSVLALTGSFFMLQVYDRVIPGHSLPTLVGIAVIAATLFVFQGILELLRSMLLARVGVALDERMNGKVFASLVLQPQLMQAPGDGMQSVRDLDKVRSFLSSTGPVALFDLPWIPLYLGLCFLFHFWIGVTATCGAIVLVALAVLAEIMSQRPAAAAAKYSAARLAFAESARRNWEAVVAMGFVGRMTERWADINDAYLANQLAAGNVTGMLTTTSRILRMMLQSAVLAVGAVLVIRQEATGGIMIASSILVSRALAPVELAIGQWRAFVAARQSWARLVSLLEIMSAGHPSVSLPAPRSKLTVENLSLASPGSRELILRNISFDISAGTVLGVVGPSASGKSSLARAVTGLWPTAIGSIRLDHAALSQWDPSDLGRHVGYLPQDVSLFDGSIADNIARFEKQPSSTSVVAAAKSAGVYDMIVKLPQGFDTMIGESGSRLSAGQRQRIALARALYGEPFLVVLDEPNSNLDAEGEAALTQALLDVGARGGIAVVIAHRPSALVAADMVMVIAGGRLQAFGPKDTVLVNPARQPIKQSAVRLMVASEDAGS; encoded by the coding sequence ATGGCTCTTCCGTCGAAAAAACTGCATCGAACATTTCTGATGGCGGTACTGTCGTCGCTGCGAAAGGCGTTCCTCAGCATCGCGATCGCCAGCGCCGTGTTAAGCGTGCTGGCCCTGACAGGTTCCTTTTTTATGCTTCAGGTCTATGACCGGGTCATTCCCGGCCACAGTCTTCCAACGCTTGTCGGCATTGCGGTCATCGCCGCGACCCTTTTCGTGTTTCAGGGCATTCTTGAGCTGTTGCGTTCGATGCTGCTGGCGCGCGTCGGCGTGGCGCTTGACGAGCGGATGAACGGCAAGGTCTTTGCTTCGCTGGTGCTTCAACCACAATTGATGCAGGCGCCAGGCGACGGAATGCAGTCGGTTCGCGATCTGGATAAAGTCCGGTCTTTTCTCTCCAGCACCGGTCCGGTCGCATTGTTCGACCTGCCCTGGATACCGCTTTATCTCGGACTGTGTTTTCTGTTTCACTTCTGGATCGGGGTGACTGCGACCTGCGGCGCCATCGTCCTCGTCGCTCTTGCGGTCCTTGCCGAGATCATGTCGCAACGCCCGGCAGCGGCGGCCGCCAAATATTCGGCAGCCCGCCTTGCCTTCGCTGAAAGCGCGCGACGAAACTGGGAAGCGGTTGTCGCAATGGGTTTCGTCGGCCGGATGACGGAGCGATGGGCCGACATCAACGACGCCTATCTGGCAAATCAACTGGCAGCCGGCAACGTAACTGGCATGCTGACAACCACATCCCGCATCCTGCGCATGATGCTTCAGTCTGCCGTTCTCGCGGTCGGCGCAGTTCTCGTCATCCGGCAGGAAGCGACCGGGGGCATCATGATTGCGAGCTCGATCCTGGTCAGCCGGGCGCTTGCGCCGGTGGAGCTTGCCATCGGCCAATGGAGGGCTTTCGTTGCTGCCCGGCAAAGCTGGGCGCGGCTTGTCAGCCTGTTGGAGATCATGTCCGCCGGACACCCGAGTGTCAGCTTGCCGGCACCCAGATCAAAATTGACGGTGGAGAACCTGAGCCTCGCGTCTCCGGGCAGCCGTGAACTCATCCTTCGCAACATCTCTTTTGACATATCGGCCGGGACCGTACTCGGGGTCGTTGGTCCCAGCGCCTCGGGGAAATCGTCGCTCGCTCGTGCGGTCACCGGCCTCTGGCCAACTGCGATCGGTTCGATACGCCTTGATCACGCCGCCCTCTCGCAATGGGATCCCTCAGACCTGGGGCGCCATGTCGGCTATCTTCCGCAGGATGTCAGCCTCTTCGACGGTTCGATTGCCGACAACATCGCCCGCTTTGAAAAGCAGCCTTCATCGACATCAGTTGTCGCTGCTGCAAAATCTGCCGGCGTCTATGACATGATCGTAAAGCTCCCGCAGGGCTTCGATACCATGATCGGGGAGAGCGGCTCTCGGCTTTCGGCTGGGCAGCGGCAGCGTATCGCACTTGCGCGTGCGCTCTACGGAGAGCCGTTTCTGGTAGTGCTGGACGAACCCAATTCAAATCTGGACGCCGAAGGCGAGGCGGCTCTGACCCAGGCCTTGCTGGATGTCGGTGCGCGGGGCGGCATTGCAGTGGTCATCGCCCACCGGCCGAGCGCTTTGGTCGCGGCTGACATGGTGATGGTCATCGCCGGGGGGCGGTTGCAGGCTTTTGGACCTAAGGACACGGTTCTCGTAAACCCGGCGAGGCAACCGATCAAACAGAGTGCGGTCCGACTGATGGTCGCCAGCGAGGATGCTGGATCATGA
- a CDS encoding sensor domain-containing protein: MTKGVIADGKLPNSFCEVELAPNAAMLHRRSEDFDHEADLAERQCWLENMINQIPDYIYAKDLEGRFLFANQAIVANNGLSHLKDLVGRTDFDFLPSHIAQIATDVERRVAETGQPHFGGEELAFRGDGERWLMITRVPLRDASGTIVGTVGASRDITAQKSAERRMRAQSGLLEMIARGMPLPDFLEELARMIAGFAEGVHAAFLMIALDPGELRLAAAPTLNEDYRRRANATFIRTIPTDLGVTAAALKLAFDQASISELDHQCRCLAISDADGQMEGILALYSSEDARYQSDFSEFVSIAVHMAGIAISRHRAEARIGFLADHDPLTGMANRALLDRKLTLAMRTADSMGSEVALAFLDLDNFKLVNDSLGHSVGDQLLKIVAGRICELTSDQGSLARIGGDEFVIILEQMDLEGCLHRLSAIREAVARPVVLDDIELRVTCSIGIASYPSHGSTAGDLLASADMAMYRAKELGRDGIALFTSEMTATVRKKLSRTDELRQALLRDEFVLHYQPQVDLQTGRIIAAEALVRWNHPSEGLVYPGDFIALAEETGLIVPLGEWVLQTACNRAKAWQDKGLEPIRISVNVSARQFQEKRLIETVATALTESGLDAKWLELEITESLIMKDLAGSIARMYELEKLGVKLAVDDFGTGYSSLSALKRFPLSRLKIDRSFIADIPHDADDMAITSAIISLAQKLDLEVIAEGVETEEQARFLVESGCNEMQGYLYSRPVEEERFNLMLENNGGIHRKPMVRAALLGAGEHRKA; this comes from the coding sequence GTGACTAAAGGCGTCATTGCCGACGGCAAACTGCCAAACTCATTCTGCGAGGTCGAGCTGGCTCCGAACGCAGCCATGCTGCACAGGAGATCGGAGGATTTTGACCACGAAGCTGACTTGGCCGAGCGCCAATGTTGGCTGGAGAACATGATCAACCAAATCCCTGATTATATATACGCAAAGGACTTGGAAGGGCGGTTCCTGTTTGCCAACCAAGCGATCGTCGCCAACAACGGTCTATCTCATCTGAAGGATCTGGTCGGACGGACGGATTTCGACTTCCTACCGAGCCATATAGCACAGATCGCCACGGATGTTGAACGTCGTGTAGCCGAGACGGGGCAGCCGCATTTCGGTGGCGAGGAGTTGGCGTTTCGTGGCGATGGGGAACGATGGCTGATGATCACGCGCGTCCCGCTCAGAGACGCGTCCGGAACAATAGTGGGCACTGTCGGGGCTTCCCGTGACATCACCGCGCAGAAATCGGCGGAGCGACGGATGCGCGCTCAGTCCGGCCTGCTCGAAATGATAGCGCGTGGTATGCCCCTGCCCGATTTTCTCGAAGAACTTGCGCGGATGATTGCGGGGTTCGCGGAGGGTGTGCACGCTGCATTCCTGATGATCGCGCTAGATCCAGGGGAACTGCGTCTGGCCGCCGCACCCACCTTGAATGAAGACTATCGCAGGCGCGCCAATGCGACATTCATTCGTACCATTCCCACGGATCTCGGTGTCACTGCGGCAGCACTCAAGCTCGCCTTTGATCAGGCGAGTATCTCTGAACTCGATCATCAATGCCGCTGTTTGGCAATTTCCGACGCTGACGGCCAGATGGAAGGCATTCTCGCTCTCTATTCGTCCGAGGACGCACGGTATCAATCGGATTTCTCAGAGTTTGTTTCGATCGCTGTGCACATGGCAGGGATAGCAATCAGCCGTCATCGCGCCGAGGCCCGGATCGGGTTTCTCGCTGATCACGATCCTCTGACGGGGATGGCCAACCGTGCGTTGCTGGATCGAAAGCTCACCCTTGCAATGCGGACGGCCGATTCCATGGGGAGTGAAGTGGCACTGGCGTTCCTTGATCTCGATAATTTCAAGCTTGTCAACGACAGCCTTGGTCACTCGGTCGGCGACCAACTGCTGAAGATCGTGGCTGGCAGGATCTGCGAGCTGACCAGCGACCAGGGTTCTCTCGCTCGAATTGGGGGGGACGAGTTCGTAATTATTCTTGAGCAGATGGATCTCGAGGGCTGCCTGCATCGATTGTCTGCAATAAGAGAAGCAGTCGCGCGCCCGGTCGTCCTCGACGATATCGAGCTCAGGGTGACCTGTAGCATCGGTATCGCCAGTTATCCGAGCCACGGTAGCACCGCGGGAGATCTGCTCGCTTCCGCAGATATGGCCATGTATCGGGCGAAGGAGTTGGGTCGCGACGGCATTGCTTTGTTCACGTCGGAAATGACCGCCACCGTTCGAAAGAAGCTTTCCCGGACCGACGAACTCCGCCAGGCGCTTCTTCGTGACGAGTTCGTGCTGCACTACCAGCCGCAGGTGGACCTCCAAACCGGCAGGATCATTGCGGCCGAAGCGTTGGTCCGCTGGAACCATCCGAGCGAGGGCCTTGTCTATCCTGGAGACTTCATTGCGCTTGCGGAAGAGACGGGCCTGATCGTGCCACTCGGCGAGTGGGTACTCCAGACCGCGTGCAACCGGGCCAAGGCATGGCAGGACAAAGGTCTCGAGCCGATCAGGATCAGTGTCAATGTCTCGGCCAGGCAGTTCCAGGAAAAGCGCTTGATCGAGACTGTGGCGACTGCGCTGACTGAGAGTGGACTCGATGCAAAATGGCTTGAGCTTGAAATCACCGAGAGCCTGATTATGAAGGACCTCGCCGGCTCGATTGCTAGAATGTACGAATTAGAGAAGCTGGGAGTAAAGCTCGCAGTCGACGACTTTGGAACAGGCTATTCGAGCCTCAGCGCTCTTAAAAGATTTCCATTATCGCGCCTTAAGATTGACCGCTCATTCATCGCTGACATTCCGCACGACGCCGACGATATGGCTATAACTTCGGCGATTATCTCGCTCGCTCAGAAGCTGGATTTGGAGGTGATCGCCGAAGGTGTCGAGACGGAGGAACAGGCGCGCTTCCTCGTCGAAAGTGGTTGCAACGAGATGCAAGGCTACCTCTATAGCCGGCCCGTTGAAGAAGAGCGCTTCAATCTCATGCTCGAAAACAACGGCGGCATTCATCGTAAGCCCATGGTGAGGGCCGCCTTGCTAGGTGCGGGCGAACATCGGAAGGCCTAG
- the rpsU gene encoding 30S ribosomal protein S21 yields MQVLVRDNNVDQALRFLKKKLQQEGVFREMRIRESYEKPSEKRAREKAEGIRRTRKLAQKKLNRELGISTAKKPKTASRSK; encoded by the coding sequence TTGCAAGTCCTTGTTAGAGACAACAATGTCGATCAGGCGCTACGCTTTCTGAAGAAGAAATTGCAGCAAGAGGGTGTTTTCCGGGAAATGCGGATTCGCGAGTCCTATGAAAAGCCTTCCGAAAAGCGCGCTCGCGAGAAGGCTGAAGGGATTCGCCGTACACGCAAGCTCGCACAGAAGAAACTGAACCGCGAGCTCGGCATAAGTACCGCTAAAAAGCCTAAGACGGCTTCCCGCTCTAAATAA
- a CDS encoding ABC transporter permease codes for MTSSSTADITPAPAFRRFSFSLRDAGTLIGLIVIMAVFATLVPGFMSERNLINILQQSSINACLALGMTLVIISGGIDLSVGPTAAISAVITATLLLAGVPIPVAILAGLGVGVVCGFINGALVAYVGLQPFIVTLGTLSTYRAIALIYTGGNPVLGIPQGFRSLFNGNLLGIPTSVLIVAVVAIAAWILLKKTPIGEYLMAVGGNEEAAYVAGVPIARTKITAYVISGGLAAVASLILIGRLGAAEPILGNLWELDAIAAAAIGGASLMGGKGSILGTILGAIILGAMRNGLTLMNVQAFYQLLATGLIILVAMMIDRATRGRA; via the coding sequence ATGACGAGTTCTTCCACCGCCGACATCACGCCCGCACCGGCCTTCCGCCGCTTCTCATTTTCGCTGCGGGATGCCGGAACCCTGATCGGTCTCATCGTCATCATGGCGGTGTTCGCCACGCTCGTTCCAGGGTTCATGTCCGAGCGTAACCTTATCAACATCCTGCAGCAGTCGAGCATCAATGCATGCCTGGCGCTCGGCATGACGCTGGTGATCATCTCTGGCGGCATCGATCTTTCGGTCGGCCCGACGGCCGCGATCTCCGCCGTCATCACCGCGACCCTGCTTCTGGCGGGCGTGCCGATACCGGTTGCCATCCTTGCCGGTCTCGGCGTCGGCGTCGTTTGCGGCTTCATCAACGGTGCGCTCGTCGCCTATGTCGGTCTGCAGCCGTTTATCGTCACGCTCGGGACGCTCAGCACCTATCGCGCGATCGCGCTGATCTACACCGGCGGCAATCCCGTTCTCGGCATTCCGCAGGGTTTCCGCTCGCTGTTCAACGGCAATCTCCTCGGCATTCCGACGTCCGTCCTCATCGTCGCCGTCGTTGCCATTGCTGCCTGGATTCTCCTCAAGAAGACGCCGATCGGCGAATATCTGATGGCGGTCGGAGGCAATGAGGAGGCGGCTTATGTAGCCGGCGTTCCGATCGCCCGCACAAAGATCACGGCCTATGTCATTTCCGGCGGTCTGGCGGCGGTCGCCTCGCTTATCCTGATCGGCCGTCTAGGAGCCGCCGAACCGATCCTCGGCAATCTCTGGGAACTCGACGCTATTGCGGCGGCAGCCATCGGCGGCGCCTCCCTGATGGGCGGCAAGGGCAGCATTCTCGGCACTATTCTCGGTGCGATCATCCTTGGCGCGATGCGCAACGGTTTGACCCTGATGAATGTCCAGGCCTTCTATCAACTGCTCGCCACCGGCCTTATAATACTTGTCGCAATGATGATCGATCGCGCGACAAGGGGACGGGCATGA